One segment of Rickettsiales bacterium Ac37b DNA contains the following:
- the tyrS gene encoding Tyrosine--tRNA ligase: protein MTLNLSPLLKAFKERGFFYQCTNLDNLNTLTLNDKIVAYLGFDCTAPSLHVGSLMQIMILRLLQSYGHKPVILLGGGTTKIGDPSFKSEERKLLGNEEIAQNMQGIKNVLEKFIDFDDKQNGAIVVNNADWLDQLNYMNFLRDYGRYFSVNRMLSFDSVKLRLEREQNLSFLEFNYMLLQAYDFVQLNKTHNCRLQIGGSDQWGNIVNGVELGKKLGLPELYGLTTPLVTTADGNKMGKTVKGAIWLSADLLSPYDYYQFWRNVVDEDIVRFLYLFTELDPNTINQLAQLQGSEINEAKKILAFEATKLCHGIGKAEIASQTAEQVFIDKQTAHTLPSIEITSEQLTQGIPAFELFLLAKLSNSGGEARRLIRGKGAKLNDQVIESELYTITSKDLQKDNIIKLSAGKKNHILVRVVD from the coding sequence ATGACTTTAAACTTATCTCCTCTATTAAAAGCCTTCAAAGAACGAGGTTTTTTCTATCAGTGTACTAATTTAGATAACCTTAATACTCTTACTTTAAATGATAAAATAGTTGCATATTTAGGTTTTGATTGTACAGCTCCTTCTCTACACGTAGGTAGTTTAATGCAAATTATGATTCTAAGATTATTACAATCTTATGGGCATAAACCAGTTATATTGCTTGGAGGAGGAACTACTAAAATTGGCGACCCTTCTTTTAAATCAGAAGAACGTAAGTTACTTGGCAATGAAGAGATTGCTCAAAATATGCAAGGTATTAAAAATGTTTTAGAAAAATTCATTGATTTTGACGATAAGCAAAATGGTGCCATTGTGGTCAATAATGCAGATTGGTTAGATCAGTTAAATTATATGAATTTTTTACGTGATTACGGTCGATATTTTTCTGTGAATCGTATGCTAAGCTTTGACAGTGTAAAGCTACGTCTAGAGCGCGAGCAAAATCTTAGCTTTCTAGAATTTAACTATATGTTATTACAGGCTTATGATTTTGTACAATTAAATAAAACCCATAATTGTAGATTACAAATTGGTGGTAGCGATCAATGGGGCAATATAGTTAATGGTGTAGAACTAGGTAAAAAGCTTGGCCTACCAGAATTATATGGTCTCACTACTCCTTTAGTTACCACAGCTGATGGAAATAAAATGGGCAAAACAGTCAAAGGTGCGATATGGCTAAGTGCAGATTTACTATCTCCTTATGATTATTATCAATTTTGGCGTAATGTAGTTGATGAGGACATAGTACGCTTCTTATACCTATTTACAGAGCTAGACCCAAATACTATAAATCAGCTAGCCCAATTACAGGGCAGTGAAATTAATGAAGCTAAAAAAATTCTTGCTTTTGAAGCCACAAAGCTATGTCATGGTATAGGAAAGGCAGAAATTGCAAGCCAAACTGCAGAGCAGGTATTTATAGATAAACAAACAGCTCATACTTTACCATCTATTGAAATAACATCAGAGCAATTAACCCAAGGTATTCCAGCATTTGAGCTATTTTTATTAGCAAAACTCAGTAATTCTGGAGGAGAAGCTCGTAGGTTAATTAGAGGTAAAGGTGCCAAACTCAATGATCAAGTAATTGAATCTGAGCTATATACGATTACCTCAAAGGACCTACAGAAAGATAATATTATTAAACTTTCTGCAGGTAAGAAAAATCATATCTTAGTTAGAGTTGTTGATTAA
- a CDS encoding Exodeoxyribonuclease VII small subunit, with protein MSNDNTIENLSFEEALTQLETIVKKLESGKEALEKSLEYYELGNKLKQHCEKKLAEAQMRVDKIVQQPDGKISLQETES; from the coding sequence ATGTCTAATGATAATACGATTGAGAATCTAAGTTTCGAAGAAGCATTAACGCAGCTAGAAACCATTGTTAAAAAACTTGAAAGCGGTAAAGAAGCCTTAGAAAAATCTTTAGAATATTACGAGTTAGGCAATAAATTAAAGCAACATTGTGAAAAGAAACTCGCAGAAGCACAAATGAGAGTAGATAAAATTGTACAACAACCTGACGGTAAAATTAGTCTACAAGAGACAGAATCATAA
- a CDS encoding hypothetical protein (ETC complex I subunit conserved region), whose amino-acid sequence MQARIYKPTKTAMQSGTENTKNWVLEFEYDKSKGIRYVESIMGWISGSDMQQEICLCFGNQEEAIRFATNNNIQYTLIEPQLKKVKPKAYADNFMKR is encoded by the coding sequence ATGCAAGCTAGGATATATAAACCTACTAAAACTGCCATGCAATCTGGGACTGAAAATACTAAAAATTGGGTGTTAGAGTTTGAATACGATAAAAGTAAAGGAATAAGGTATGTTGAATCAATTATGGGATGGATAAGTGGCTCTGATATGCAGCAAGAAATATGCTTGTGCTTTGGTAATCAAGAAGAAGCTATAAGATTTGCTACTAACAACAATATTCAATACACATTAATAGAACCACAACTTAAAAAAGTAAAACCTAAAGCTTATGCTGATAATTTCATGAAACGTTAA
- a CDS encoding putative monovalent cation/H+ antiporter subunit E, whose amino-acid sequence MRKTLLFISLYLCWYILSGRYDLLFLLLGTISIILILVLIYRMKLYSTKTMPIKLSYKLFLYAIWLFKEIIISSCSVAKIVWTKQPEKYIRPTTIWLPFTNLNDIKSSIYAHSITLTPGTVCLNITPDKIKVHVLNEKNIPQLIENKMMQNIIEL is encoded by the coding sequence ATGAGAAAAACATTATTATTCATATCTTTATATCTATGCTGGTATATTTTATCCGGAAGGTATGATTTATTATTTTTACTATTAGGCACTATTTCTATCATTCTTATTTTAGTCCTCATATATAGAATGAAACTATACAGTACGAAGACCATGCCTATTAAATTAAGCTATAAATTGTTTCTGTATGCAATATGGCTGTTTAAAGAAATTATTATCTCATCTTGCTCAGTAGCAAAAATTGTTTGGACAAAACAACCCGAAAAATATATTAGACCGACAACTATATGGTTACCTTTTACTAATCTAAATGATATAAAATCTTCTATTTATGCTCATTCTATAACTTTAACTCCTGGTACAGTTTGTTTAAATATTACTCCGGATAAAATAAAAGTTCATGTATTAAATGAAAAAAACATTCCCCAACTAATTGAAAATAAGATGATGCAAAATATAATAGAACTGTAA
- a CDS encoding Chlamydia protein associating with death domains produces MNNFTTKLIELLKPYHLLSHPFYEAWSCGALDIEILKSYACQYFQHVNAFPRYLSAIHTNCKDIKTRQVILDNLVDEEKGDENHPELWARFAEALGVTREELNTAEVSPETNNLVSTFFKLSQSSVAEGIGALFTYEYQVPSVAKSKIEGLAEFYGIAEERGTKFFTVHMSADEWHSEECANLLNQLTASEQEKAQEAALTAAKALWQFLDGMEKIRVLH; encoded by the coding sequence ATGAATAATTTTACCACTAAACTTATAGAACTTTTAAAGCCCTACCATTTATTATCACACCCTTTTTATGAAGCATGGAGCTGTGGTGCTCTAGATATTGAAATACTAAAAAGTTACGCATGTCAATATTTTCAGCATGTAAACGCTTTTCCCAGATATTTAAGTGCTATCCATACTAATTGTAAAGATATTAAAACACGCCAAGTTATTTTGGATAATTTAGTTGATGAAGAAAAAGGCGATGAAAATCACCCAGAATTATGGGCTAGATTTGCAGAAGCTTTGGGGGTAACACGTGAAGAGTTAAATACAGCTGAAGTAAGTCCTGAAACCAATAATTTAGTTAGTACCTTCTTTAAATTAAGTCAGTCTTCTGTAGCTGAAGGAATAGGAGCATTATTCACATATGAATATCAAGTACCTAGTGTAGCAAAATCAAAAATTGAAGGTTTAGCAGAATTTTATGGTATAGCTGAAGAACGGGGTACTAAATTTTTCACAGTACATATGTCTGCTGATGAATGGCATTCGGAAGAATGTGCTAACTTACTTAATCAATTAACCGCTAGTGAGCAAGAAAAAGCCCAGGAAGCTGCTCTAACTGCTGCAAAAGCTCTATGGCAATTTTTAGATGGAATGGAAAAAATCAGAGTTTTACATTAA
- a CDS encoding LysM domain protein — MPTIGAGFALINKVKEGWEAWDKNDLKDLGINLTNEQHKIITDYADAKSNHKSTKHLKQELDKLDFSITPKTAENLLRSSIEDKYKHIKTTLGEEHWNKLNLAQQIGVMDHCFHRGNVFAIKQALINGDYQKAADIMRKTNHDSLKARAELRASFVEEGKMQFDNIHLVKPGETLKAIADSHGLSLEAIKKLNPKLRNPDKLSIGAKINLKSKENAEEVTKANKAEKVSMIDIMEKYANLKEEEKARLQQEFNIEGEKLQEAFLASFKEWKEKLLDIQEKETSAKVTSLQAAADSECTARENVLKNTPCTAANGVLTSVRCSTPDFFGRQDCIHHYECTIKVDCDDIYNKYQNLLSEHKASQKLLAAKQISEKFDQESDFLDHNTETLKNEYNDRLAAIIDELTAEKYAEIIAANSYYRESYFEHV; from the coding sequence GTGCCTACTATTGGCGCTGGTTTTGCTTTAATTAATAAGGTTAAAGAGGGGTGGGAAGCATGGGATAAAAATGATTTAAAAGATCTAGGAATTAATCTCACAAACGAACAGCATAAAATTATTACAGATTATGCAGATGCAAAATCCAATCATAAGAGCACAAAACATTTAAAGCAAGAACTAGATAAGCTCGATTTTTCTATAACTCCTAAAACAGCAGAAAATTTACTCCGTTCTTCTATTGAGGATAAATATAAACATATCAAAACAACTCTTGGTGAAGAACATTGGAATAAGTTAAATCTGGCGCAACAAATTGGCGTTATGGATCATTGTTTTCATAGGGGTAATGTTTTTGCTATCAAACAAGCTTTAATTAATGGAGATTACCAAAAAGCTGCTGATATCATGCGCAAAACTAATCATGATAGCCTAAAAGCTAGAGCAGAGCTCAGAGCTTCATTTGTAGAAGAAGGAAAAATGCAGTTTGATAATATACATCTTGTTAAACCGGGTGAGACTTTAAAAGCTATTGCTGATAGCCATGGTTTATCACTTGAGGCAATAAAAAAACTAAATCCTAAGTTACGTAATCCTGACAAACTTTCCATTGGAGCAAAAATTAACTTAAAAAGTAAAGAAAATGCTGAGGAAGTAACAAAAGCTAATAAAGCTGAGAAAGTATCTATGATTGATATTATGGAAAAATACGCCAATTTAAAAGAAGAAGAAAAAGCAAGGTTGCAGCAAGAATTTAATATTGAAGGAGAAAAATTGCAAGAAGCATTCCTTGCTTCTTTTAAAGAATGGAAGGAAAAGTTATTAGATATACAAGAGAAAGAAACTTCAGCTAAAGTAACTAGCTTACAAGCTGCTGCAGATAGCGAATGTACTGCTCGCGAAAATGTATTAAAAAATACCCCTTGCACGGCTGCAAATGGAGTGTTAACATCTGTACGTTGCTCTACACCTGATTTCTTTGGGAGGCAAGATTGCATTCACCATTATGAATGCACTATAAAAGTTGATTGCGATGATATTTATAATAAATACCAAAATTTACTTTCAGAACATAAAGCCTCACAAAAACTTTTAGCTGCTAAACAAATTTCAGAAAAGTTTGATCAAGAATCTGATTTTCTAGACCATAATACAGAAACTTTGAAAAACGAGTATAATGATAGGTTAGCTGCTATCATAGATGAATTAACTGCAGAAAAATACGCTGAAATCATTGCCGCCAATAGTTATTATAGGGAGAGTTATTTTGAACATGTATAA
- the prmA gene encoding Ribosomal protein L11 methyltransferase — MLNLSNSYNNSKNFNLSYNNPFNQSKHTWLTEIPINFAYIEAFALIFEDITLSISYFELEGNGSFDSKPDDLWMLQLYFDSAPKEELIYNRLNVIATTLNIAVPKFNTSLVQDIDWIKHTQENFPPFAVGNFFVHNSSFHEHKPIHLYPLEIDAGRAFGTGEHETTSCCLLAISKLAKKYQFYNMLDMGCGSGILAIAQAKTWQQSVHAVDIDLQSVITTKRNIQINKVHKLVTPQQSNGYQSKYINNNAPYDLIISNILAKPLVKFAPYLARNLARGGIAILSGLLSKQEKMVLNAHRLQGLSLIYRIQRNAWTTLILGS, encoded by the coding sequence ATGTTAAACCTTTCAAATTCATACAATAATTCCAAAAATTTTAATCTAAGCTATAATAATCCCTTTAATCAATCCAAACATACTTGGCTTACAGAAATTCCTATAAACTTTGCTTACATAGAAGCATTTGCTCTTATCTTTGAAGATATTACACTGTCAATATCATATTTTGAACTAGAAGGGAATGGAAGTTTTGATAGTAAACCAGATGACCTATGGATGCTCCAATTATATTTTGATAGTGCTCCTAAAGAAGAGCTTATTTACAATAGGCTAAATGTTATTGCAACAACACTAAATATAGCAGTCCCAAAATTCAACACAAGCTTAGTTCAAGATATTGATTGGATTAAACATACTCAAGAAAATTTTCCACCTTTTGCTGTAGGAAATTTCTTTGTTCATAATTCTAGCTTTCATGAGCACAAACCTATCCATCTTTATCCACTTGAAATTGATGCTGGGCGTGCTTTTGGTACCGGAGAACATGAGACCACTAGCTGCTGTTTACTTGCTATCAGCAAATTAGCCAAAAAATATCAATTCTATAACATGCTTGATATGGGATGTGGCTCAGGTATACTTGCCATAGCTCAAGCTAAAACATGGCAACAATCTGTACATGCTGTAGATATAGACCTACAATCGGTTATTACTACAAAACGTAATATACAAATTAATAAGGTGCATAAATTAGTTACTCCTCAGCAAAGTAATGGTTATCAGTCTAAATATATAAATAATAATGCACCTTATGATCTAATAATCAGCAACATCCTTGCTAAACCTTTAGTAAAGTTTGCTCCTTATTTAGCGCGTAATTTAGCAAGAGGAGGGATTGCCATACTTTCTGGATTACTTAGCAAACAAGAAAAAATGGTACTTAATGCACACCGCCTGCAAGGACTAAGCCTAATATATAGAATTCAGCGAAATGCTTGGACAACACTAATCTTAGGTTCATAA
- the arnC gene encoding Undecaprenyl-phosphate 4-deoxy-4-formamido-L-arabinose transferase, whose translation MVPVYNEAENVKLLVHKLQESLNNINYEIIFVDDGSNDNTIQEIIDIKAFNISVIAFTRNFGQTSALAAGIEYTRGEYIATLDGDLQNDPSDILIMLDYLIRNKLDIVAGRRLNRQDNYLRNIPSKIANYLIRKLTKVEIQDYGCTLKVFKASIAKNLDLYGELHRFIPILAELQGAKIGEIGVKHHPRIYGTSKYGLNRTIKVISDLLLMYFFQKYKQKPMHLFGNLGIIMFMIGGVIELYLLCMKFLGENIGTRPLFYVGILFLIASIQFITTGFLAELMMRTYYSVGNKKPYSIEHIYKNDQNNE comes from the coding sequence GTGGTTCCAGTATATAATGAAGCTGAGAATGTAAAATTACTTGTGCACAAGCTACAAGAATCTTTAAATAATATCAACTACGAAATTATCTTTGTAGATGATGGGTCGAATGATAATACCATACAGGAAATTATAGATATTAAAGCCTTTAATATTTCAGTTATAGCGTTTACACGTAATTTTGGCCAAACATCCGCACTAGCAGCGGGTATAGAATATACAAGAGGTGAGTATATTGCTACTTTAGATGGTGATTTGCAAAATGATCCTAGTGATATTTTAATAATGTTAGATTATTTAATAAGGAATAAGCTTGATATTGTAGCTGGACGTAGACTTAATAGACAAGATAATTATTTACGTAATATACCCAGTAAAATAGCAAATTATTTAATTCGTAAACTCACGAAAGTTGAAATCCAAGATTATGGTTGTACATTGAAGGTTTTTAAAGCATCTATTGCTAAAAATTTGGATCTATATGGAGAATTACACCGTTTTATACCAATCCTAGCAGAATTACAGGGGGCAAAAATTGGAGAAATTGGAGTCAAGCATCACCCTAGGATATATGGTACATCCAAATATGGTTTAAACCGAACAATTAAAGTAATTAGTGATTTATTGCTTATGTATTTTTTTCAAAAATACAAACAAAAACCTATGCATCTTTTTGGTAATCTAGGAATTATTATGTTTATGATAGGGGGTGTAATAGAATTATATTTATTATGTATGAAATTTCTAGGCGAAAATATTGGCACAAGACCTTTATTTTATGTAGGAATATTGTTCCTTATAGCTTCAATACAGTTTATTACTACAGGCTTTTTGGCAGAACTTATGATGCGTACATATTATAGTGTTGGCAATAAGAAGCCCTATTCTATAGAGCATATATATAAAAATGATCAAAATAATGAATAA
- a CDS encoding hypothetical protein (conserved hypothetical protein): MFLIVILVLIYLKADISLMLKLLKQINILWVIVAIVILFFSLIFSALRLGVYLAADDIHCSRYFNIALYFVGMLYNNILPGGIGGDAYKIYKISKLYQVPKLILLKIILSDRANGLLVLILLMIVLAFFNEDIKSFSYSDILGMLFLIVTITTYRLVTAKILKEKLKITIKAFKYSIIVQVFSLISAVFVLKSLQSISYKDPQMVSYLIIFMVSSIVSIIPISVGNAGLRELTFIYGSEYLGLNIDVGVIFAFVYFCINLLLSTIGIVFMHNLDAMNDYNMKERI, from the coding sequence ATGTTTTTGATAGTTATCTTAGTATTAATTTATTTAAAAGCAGATATATCATTAATGTTAAAATTGCTAAAGCAAATAAACATTCTATGGGTTATTGTAGCAATCGTAATATTATTCTTTAGTTTGATATTTAGTGCTTTGAGGCTTGGTGTATATTTGGCTGCTGATGATATACATTGTTCAAGATATTTTAATATAGCATTATATTTTGTAGGTATGTTATATAATAATATTTTGCCTGGAGGTATTGGGGGTGATGCTTATAAAATTTATAAAATTTCTAAATTATATCAAGTACCAAAATTAATCTTACTAAAAATAATATTAAGTGATAGAGCAAATGGATTGTTAGTTTTAATATTACTAATGATAGTATTAGCATTTTTTAATGAAGATATTAAATCATTTTCATATAGCGATATATTAGGTATGTTATTTCTAATTGTAACAATTACAACATATAGGTTAGTAACAGCAAAAATATTAAAAGAAAAATTAAAAATTACCATCAAAGCTTTTAAATATTCTATAATAGTGCAAGTTTTTTCTTTAATATCAGCCGTATTTGTATTAAAAAGTTTACAGTCAATAAGTTATAAAGATCCACAAATGGTAAGTTATTTAATTATCTTTATGGTATCATCAATTGTATCAATTATTCCTATTTCTGTAGGAAATGCAGGCCTTCGAGAACTTACTTTCATTTATGGGAGTGAATATTTAGGATTAAATATTGATGTAGGAGTAATATTTGCTTTTGTTTATTTTTGTATTAATTTGCTACTATCGACTATCGGTATAGTTTTTATGCATAATCTGGATGCAATGAATGATTATAATATGAAGGAGAGGATATGA
- the prfB gene encoding Peptide chain release factor 2: MNSFEEHVALLELAELEEDTEVINEVIATLSKLEKQTRQLEVECLFSGEVDSNDCFLEIHAGAGGTESHDWAEMLLRMYSRFVERHNFKSEIIDEINGEEAGIKSITLKIMGHNAYGWLKTEGGVHRLVRISPFNAAGKRQTSFASVWVYPLIDDNVSIEINEKDLRIDTYRASGAGGQHVNKTDSAVRITHLPTGIVVQSQNDRSQHRNRAEAFSMLKARLYEIEMRKQQEKVDAMNATKTDNSWGHQIRSYVLHPYQMVKDLRHDYETSDTQKVLDGEIDGFIEKSLALLVTNKINN, encoded by the coding sequence GTGAATTCTTTTGAGGAACATGTTGCATTGCTTGAATTAGCTGAGCTAGAAGAAGATACAGAAGTTATAAATGAAGTTATAGCTACTCTAAGTAAACTAGAAAAACAAACGCGGCAATTGGAAGTGGAATGTTTATTTTCAGGAGAAGTTGATTCGAATGATTGCTTTTTAGAGATACACGCAGGAGCTGGTGGAACAGAAAGCCATGACTGGGCTGAAATGCTACTCCGTATGTATAGTAGGTTTGTTGAAAGGCATAATTTTAAAAGCGAAATTATTGATGAAATCAATGGTGAAGAGGCTGGTATTAAGTCTATAACCTTAAAAATTATGGGACATAATGCATATGGATGGCTTAAAACTGAAGGAGGAGTGCATAGATTAGTGCGTATTTCTCCATTTAATGCTGCTGGTAAAAGGCAAACAAGTTTTGCCAGTGTATGGGTATATCCTCTTATAGATGATAATGTTAGTATTGAAATTAATGAAAAAGATCTAAGAATCGATACCTATAGGGCTTCAGGTGCTGGTGGACAGCATGTGAATAAAACCGATAGTGCTGTACGTATAACGCATTTGCCTACAGGCATTGTAGTACAGTCACAAAATGATCGATCGCAGCATCGTAACAGAGCAGAAGCATTTTCAATGCTTAAAGCCAGATTATATGAGATAGAAATGCGTAAACAGCAGGAAAAAGTTGATGCTATGAATGCAACTAAAACGGATAATAGCTGGGGCCATCAGATAAGATCTTATGTATTACATCCGTACCAAATGGTGAAGGATTTACGTCATGATTATGAAACAAGTGATACGCAAAAGGTATTGGATGGAGAAATAGATGGCTTTATTGAAAAAAGTTTAGCTTTACTTGTCACTAATAAAATAAATAATTAA
- a CDS encoding Fe-S cluster assembly protein NifU — MFIQTEFTPNPLTLKFIPGVQITENAPVSFVKKDDAITSPLAQNLFEIGEVTGVFFGSDFITITKTEGSDWELLKPQILLTIMEYLNSGRPIFNANSAVNTKNIINDEDSELVKEIKELKELIETRVRPAVAMDGGDIIFKGFEDGIVKLELHGSCSGCPSSTITLKNGIENMLKHYIPEIVAVEAV; from the coding sequence ATGTTCATACAAACGGAATTTACTCCTAACCCTTTGACTTTAAAATTTATTCCTGGGGTTCAAATAACCGAAAATGCACCTGTGAGTTTTGTAAAGAAAGATGATGCTATAACTTCTCCTCTTGCTCAAAATCTTTTTGAAATTGGAGAAGTAACAGGAGTATTTTTTGGTTCAGATTTTATTACTATAACTAAGACTGAAGGAAGCGACTGGGAATTATTAAAACCTCAAATATTGCTTACTATTATGGAATATTTGAATTCAGGACGTCCTATATTTAACGCAAATTCAGCTGTAAATACTAAAAACATAATAAATGATGAAGATAGTGAATTAGTTAAAGAAATAAAAGAATTAAAAGAATTAATTGAAACACGTGTTCGTCCAGCAGTAGCTATGGATGGTGGAGATATTATATTTAAGGGTTTTGAAGATGGAATAGTAAAGTTAGAATTACATGGATCATGTTCTGGATGTCCTAGTTCAACTATTACGTTAAAAAATGGCATAGAAAATATGTTAAAACACTATATTCCTGAGATAGTAGCGGTGGAAGCTGTATAG